The following proteins are co-located in the Carboxydocella sporoproducens DSM 16521 genome:
- the mrdA gene encoding penicillin-binding protein 2: MTMKGIEKRMGVMQAIAGIIFVVLLSRLAYMQLIEQEKYTLMAQSNRIQLATVTAARGEIMDRNGKVLARSRPSFNISVALVDLKKEDQEEVFRRLASLLGRKAEDIENLVKQQPKKYVPVPIAEDVPLEVVTKIEERRMELPGVIVEVKPQREYVYGDFLSHVLGYVRQPSQEFLQKMIEQYPEEDYKLNDKLGITGIERWFETELHGKDGARQVEVDARMRPVRDLGVVEPVPGNNLILTIDSQLQKVAEESLIRTMAQVQREFPDAKGGAVVVLNVRTGEVLAMASKPSFDPNRFNRPISKEEWETTFSDKLPFPPLLNRAISPFAPGSTFKMVTAAAALETGSIGPGFSVYDPGYYQLGNRKFKCWQISGHGRVDLKKAIQVSCNTFFFTAGLAAGNDQIARYAKEFGLGEKTGITLPGESSGTVPTEEWKKALNTRLLKWRYDALYAELEEKYKNKLAQAKTEEEKDKILKQKEKDKKRLDRSYQAELEYNTAWHAYDTLNMAIGQGSNQYTPLQLANYVAAIANGGYLYRPQLVKKIVDHSGRTLKEFKPELIRKVNVSDKTLSLLRQGMLAVTQPGGTAAGRFAGFPVKVAGKTGTAQVFGKDNHGLFVGFAPYDKPEIAVAAIIEHGGHGGTSAGVVARDVLAAYFKVPQEMLKKGGTSAEE, from the coding sequence ATGACCATGAAAGGGATTGAGAAACGGATGGGGGTCATGCAGGCCATAGCCGGGATCATTTTTGTGGTTTTGCTTTCCCGGCTGGCCTACATGCAATTGATCGAGCAGGAAAAATACACCTTGATGGCCCAGTCCAACCGTATCCAGCTGGCCACTGTCACGGCGGCCAGAGGGGAAATCATGGACCGTAATGGCAAAGTTCTGGCCAGAAGCCGGCCTTCTTTTAATATTTCTGTTGCCCTGGTGGATTTGAAAAAAGAGGACCAGGAAGAGGTTTTTCGCCGGCTGGCTTCATTGTTGGGCAGGAAAGCAGAAGATATCGAAAATCTGGTCAAGCAACAACCGAAAAAATATGTTCCGGTCCCGATTGCAGAAGATGTGCCCCTTGAAGTAGTCACCAAAATTGAAGAAAGGCGCATGGAGTTGCCGGGAGTAATTGTGGAGGTCAAACCCCAGCGGGAATATGTTTACGGGGATTTCCTTTCCCATGTCCTGGGCTATGTACGCCAGCCCAGTCAGGAATTTTTGCAAAAAATGATTGAACAGTATCCGGAAGAAGACTATAAATTAAATGATAAACTGGGTATTACCGGTATTGAACGCTGGTTTGAAACGGAATTACATGGCAAGGATGGCGCCCGCCAGGTGGAAGTGGATGCCCGTATGCGGCCCGTCCGCGATCTGGGCGTAGTGGAGCCGGTGCCAGGGAATAACCTTATCCTCACCATTGACAGCCAGTTGCAGAAGGTAGCGGAAGAATCCCTGATCCGCACCATGGCCCAGGTGCAGCGGGAATTCCCTGATGCCAAAGGCGGGGCGGTAGTGGTGCTGAATGTTCGCACCGGGGAAGTGCTGGCTATGGCCAGCAAACCTTCCTTTGACCCCAATCGCTTTAACCGGCCGATTTCCAAAGAGGAATGGGAAACAACCTTTTCCGACAAACTGCCTTTTCCGCCTTTGCTTAACCGGGCCATTTCCCCTTTTGCTCCTGGTTCTACCTTTAAAATGGTGACTGCAGCTGCAGCCCTGGAAACCGGCAGCATTGGTCCCGGCTTTTCTGTTTATGACCCCGGCTATTACCAGCTGGGCAATCGCAAATTCAAATGCTGGCAAATTTCCGGCCATGGCCGGGTGGATTTGAAAAAGGCCATCCAGGTTTCCTGCAATACCTTCTTTTTTACGGCGGGGCTGGCGGCGGGCAATGACCAGATCGCCCGCTATGCCAAAGAATTCGGACTGGGAGAAAAAACAGGCATTACTCTGCCGGGGGAATCCAGCGGGACTGTACCTACTGAGGAATGGAAAAAGGCTCTGAATACTCGCTTGCTGAAATGGCGTTATGATGCTCTCTATGCCGAACTGGAGGAAAAGTACAAAAACAAACTGGCTCAGGCTAAAACCGAGGAAGAAAAGGACAAAATCCTGAAACAGAAGGAAAAGGATAAAAAGCGGCTGGATCGCTCTTACCAGGCAGAGTTGGAGTACAATACCGCCTGGCATGCCTATGATACTCTGAATATGGCTATCGGGCAGGGGTCGAACCAGTATACTCCCCTGCAGCTGGCCAATTATGTAGCAGCCATTGCCAATGGCGGTTATCTCTATCGTCCGCAGCTGGTCAAAAAAATAGTTGACCATTCCGGCCGCACTCTCAAGGAATTTAAACCGGAACTGATTCGCAAAGTCAATGTCTCGGATAAAACCCTTTCCCTGTTGCGCCAGGGCATGCTGGCTGTAACCCAGCCTGGCGGTACGGCAGCTGGCCGCTTCGCCGGTTTCCCGGTGAAGGTAGCTGGTAAGACCGGAACCGCCCAGGTTTTCGGCAAGGACAACCATGGCCTCTTTGTTGGCTTTGCCCCTTACGACAAGCCGGAAATCGCTGTTGCCGCTATAATTGAACATGGCGGCCATGGCGGTACTTCTGCCGGGGTGGTGGCCCGGGATGTACTGGCAGCCTATTTCAAGGTCCCGCAGGAAATGTTGAAAAAAGGCGGAACCAGTGCGGAAGAGTAA
- the mreD gene encoding rod shape-determining protein MreD, whose protein sequence is MALAGWLVLLLSLLAGLLAEKSLWPFLGFYGSGPDFVLILTVFVALYHGRRRGAWFGLLAGLLQDMLFGYFIGLSALAKWLTAYFVGELDQIIYKEISFIPATFVFFGALFNDLILLIGVSPFYPADAWGTGTLIDSLLRASYTAFFAWLFYRPFARSARTGWLKPREY, encoded by the coding sequence ATGGCGTTGGCAGGCTGGTTAGTGCTGCTCTTGTCCTTGCTGGCCGGATTGCTGGCGGAAAAATCCCTCTGGCCTTTTCTGGGTTTTTATGGAAGCGGGCCTGATTTTGTCCTGATTTTGACGGTTTTTGTTGCCTTATACCATGGCCGCCGGCGGGGGGCCTGGTTTGGCCTGCTGGCCGGGTTATTACAGGATATGCTTTTTGGCTATTTTATCGGTCTGTCGGCTCTGGCCAAGTGGCTGACTGCCTATTTTGTTGGTGAGCTGGATCAAATAATTTACAAAGAGATTTCCTTTATTCCGGCTACTTTTGTTTTTTTTGGTGCCCTTTTCAATGACCTGATTCTGTTAATCGGTGTTTCCCCTTTTTATCCGGCGGATGCCTGGGGAACAGGTACACTCATTGATAGTTTATTAAGGGCCAGCTATACGGCCTTTTTTGCCTGGCTTTTTTATCGGCCCTTTGCCCGTTCAGCCCGTACGGGCTGGTTAAAGCCCAGAGAGTATTGA
- the mreC gene encoding rod shape-determining protein MreC: MRQNRRRGWGFLALLLVLALLFLNKWTATDRTQLTALERWWRDAVAPLQAGIASLTRGAVSVGERFTDWELLVEENRRLKQENAELKKKVLELREMEYQNVRLREALGFARQQGKSLDLLAANIIAREPNRWFSWAMLNRGSADGIKPGMAVVSTYGLVGRITEVTEHTATVTLLLDRRSAIGALIQGNRVPGVVEGAGERSDWLRMIYLPKDAPVFPRQEVITSGLGSDLPPGLPIGTITEVKPAGDGLFKYALIKPHADFLRLEEVFVVRGRR; the protein is encoded by the coding sequence TTGAGGCAGAATAGACGCAGGGGATGGGGATTCCTGGCCCTGTTGCTTGTGCTGGCATTGTTGTTCCTGAATAAATGGACGGCAACCGATCGAACCCAGTTGACGGCATTAGAACGCTGGTGGCGCGATGCGGTGGCTCCTTTGCAAGCAGGCATTGCCTCCCTGACCAGGGGGGCTGTCTCTGTTGGTGAGCGGTTTACCGATTGGGAACTGCTGGTAGAGGAAAATCGCCGTTTGAAACAGGAAAATGCGGAATTGAAGAAAAAGGTACTGGAACTGAGAGAAATGGAGTATCAAAATGTTCGTTTGCGGGAAGCTCTGGGTTTTGCCCGGCAGCAGGGAAAAAGCCTGGACCTGCTGGCTGCCAATATCATTGCCCGCGAACCCAATCGCTGGTTCAGCTGGGCCATGCTCAACCGGGGCAGTGCAGATGGTATCAAGCCGGGCATGGCCGTAGTCAGCACCTATGGCCTGGTAGGCAGAATCACTGAGGTTACCGAACATACCGCTACCGTTACGCTGCTGCTGGACCGGCGCAGCGCTATCGGAGCCCTGATTCAGGGCAACCGGGTGCCTGGTGTGGTAGAAGGTGCAGGGGAACGCTCTGACTGGCTGCGCATGATTTACCTGCCCAAAGATGCCCCTGTTTTCCCCCGCCAGGAAGTTATTACTTCCGGCCTGGGCAGTGATTTGCCCCCCGGGCTGCCTATTGGTACCATTACCGAGGTAAAACCTGCCGGGGATGGGCTTTTCAAGTATGCCCTGATCAAGCCCCATGCTGATTTTTTGCGTCTGGAAGAGGTCTTTGTGGTAAGGGGGCGGCGCTGA
- a CDS encoding rod shape-determining protein gives MVFGLFSRDMGIDLGTANSLVHVRGKGIVLREPSVVAIQKETGKVLAVGLEAKQMIGRTPGNIVAIRPMKDGVIADYDITREMLRHFMNKALKRKASLVRPRVVVSIPSGVTPVERRAVKEAALQAGAREAYLIEEPMAAAIGAGLPVEEPTGNMVVDIGGGTTDVAVISLGGIVTSRSIRIGGDEMDEAIMAHIKRTYNLAIGERTAEEIKINIGNCYPTGKTETYEVRGRDLVTGLPKNVLVTSEEIARALAEPVTAILEAIKFTLEKTPPELAADIMDRGIMMAGGGALLKGLDRLVSEQTGMPVHIAEEPLAAIAMGTGKCLENLDTWRRVLDRG, from the coding sequence CTTATTTTCCAGAGATATGGGTATAGATTTGGGGACTGCCAACTCACTGGTGCATGTGCGCGGCAAAGGGATTGTGCTGCGGGAACCTTCGGTGGTAGCCATCCAGAAGGAGACAGGCAAAGTTCTGGCTGTGGGCTTAGAGGCCAAGCAGATGATTGGCCGGACGCCGGGGAATATTGTTGCTATTCGCCCCATGAAAGACGGAGTCATTGCCGATTATGACATTACCCGGGAGATGCTGCGCCATTTTATGAACAAGGCGCTGAAGCGCAAAGCCAGCCTGGTGCGCCCCCGGGTTGTGGTCAGTATCCCTTCCGGGGTGACACCGGTGGAGAGAAGGGCGGTCAAAGAAGCGGCTCTGCAGGCCGGGGCCAGGGAGGCCTACCTGATTGAAGAACCCATGGCAGCGGCCATTGGGGCCGGTTTGCCGGTGGAAGAACCTACCGGCAATATGGTGGTGGATATCGGGGGTGGGACAACTGATGTGGCGGTGATCTCCTTAGGAGGGATTGTCACCAGCCGCTCCATCCGCATTGGCGGTGATGAGATGGATGAGGCTATCATGGCTCACATCAAACGCACCTATAATCTGGCTATTGGTGAACGCACAGCGGAAGAAATCAAGATCAATATCGGCAATTGCTATCCCACAGGCAAGACGGAGACCTATGAAGTGCGAGGCCGGGACCTGGTTACCGGTTTGCCCAAAAATGTCCTGGTTACTTCTGAAGAAATAGCCCGGGCCCTGGCGGAGCCGGTAACAGCTATCCTGGAAGCTATTAAATTTACCCTGGAAAAAACTCCCCCCGAACTGGCAGCGGATATCATGGACCGGGGTATTATGATGGCAGGTGGCGGGGCGCTGCTCAAAGGGCTGGATCGGCTGGTCAGCGAACAGACCGGCATGCCGGTGCATATTGCCGAAGAGCCCCTGGCTGCTATTGCCATGGGTACAGGTAAGTGTCTGGAAAATCTGGATACCTGGCGCCGGGTGCTGGATCGTGGCTAA